In the genome of Triticum urartu cultivar G1812 chromosome 5, Tu2.1, whole genome shotgun sequence, one region contains:
- the LOC125508442 gene encoding CEN-like protein 2 yields the protein MSRSVEPLIVGRVIGEVLDTFNPCVKMVTTYNSNKLVFNGHELYPSAVVSKPRVEVQGGDLRSLFTLVMTDPDVPGPSDPYLREHLHWIVTDIPGTTDASFGREVISYESPKPNIGIHRFIFVLFKQKRRQTVTVPSFRDHFNTRQFAAENDLGLPVAAVYFNCQRETAARRR from the exons ATGTCTAGGTCTGTGGAACCTCTTATTGTGGGGCGGGTGATTGGAGAAGTTCTTGATACATTTAACCCATGTGTGAAGATGGTAACGACCTATAACTCCAACAAGCTTGTCTTCAATGGCCATGAGCTCTACCCATCAGCGGTTGTATCTAAACCACGAGTAGAGGTCCAAGGGGGTGACTTGCGATCCTTGTTCACACTG GTTATGACAGACCCTGATGTGCCAGGGCCAAGTGATCCATATCTAAGGGAGCACCTTCACTG GATTGTTACTGATATACCTGGGACAACAGATGCTTCTTTTG GACGGGAAGTCATAAGCTATGAGAGCCCAAAGCCCAACATAGGCATCCACAGGTTCATTTTTGTGCTCTTCAAGCAGAAGCGAAGGCAGACTGTAACTGTGCCTTCCTTCAGGGATCATTTCAACACCCGTCAGTTTGCTGCGGAGAATGACCTCGGCCTCCCTGTGGCAGCTGTCTACTTCAACTGTCAGAGGGAGACTGCTGCCAGGAGGCGCTGA
- the LOC125506927 gene encoding uncharacterized protein LOC125506927, translating into MPNTTAVADSLEAMTTHGDVFKMKLLMYLISAVFAPTTSLRPSNKCFPILAKLKDVKNMNWCKFIADFLHDAFASKVYQKGCRLHLMLMYVDCLDLSTVDFTGTGGLPPAHKFAVSAWTIDAVKAVLAADRVTDSKYGKLQVSSSFFCNT; encoded by the exons ATGCCGAACACGACTGCAGTGGCAGATTCGTTGGAGGCCATGACGACGCACGGAGATGTTTTCAAGATGAAGCTACTCATGTACCTCATCTCAGCCGTTTTCGCGCCGACCACTTCTCTTCGCCCAAGCAACAAATGCTTCCCCATCCTG GCGAAACTGAAAGATGTGAAGAACATGAACTGGTGTAAGTTCATTGCCGACTTCCTGCATGATGCATTTGCAAGCAAGGTGTACCAGAAGGGTTGTCGACTGCATTTAATG CTCATGTACGTCGACTGCCTTGATCTGTCCACCGTGGACTTCACTGGGACAGGAGGCCTGCCGCCTGCGCACAAGTTTGCTGTTTCTGCGTGGACTATTGATGCTGTCAAGGCCGTGCTTGCTGCAGACAGGGTAACTGATAGCAAATATGGTAAACTGCAGGTTAGTTCTTCTTTTTTTTGCAACACATGA